A single window of Lonchura striata isolate bLonStr1 chromosome 20, bLonStr1.mat, whole genome shotgun sequence DNA harbors:
- the LIMK1 gene encoding LIM domain kinase 1 — MRLMLLCCTWRDEPMGEDEGTELPVCASCGQGIYDGQYLQALKADWHADCFRCCECGASLSHQYYEKDGRLYCKKDYWARFGELCHGCSEQITKGLVMVAGEQKYHPECFSCLNCRAFIGDGDTYALVERSKLYCGHCYYQMVVTPVIEQILPESPASRIPHTVTLVSIPACSDGKRGFSVSIDQGCGTEHPRTVRVREVDPDCISPDMKNSIHVGDRILEINGTPIGHVPLDEIDLLIQETSRLLQLTIEHDPHEPLGQEPGLADSPLPALCSPLRLPAPAPCGDPAAMRQRAVTRSCSTDKSPGSGSVGSPASQRKDIGRSESLRVVSRAHRIFRPSDLIHGEVLGKGCFGQAIKVTHRETGEVMVMKELIRFDEETQRTFLKEVKVMRCLEHPNVLKFIGVLYKEKRLNFITEYIKGGTLRSLIKNMDSHYPWSQRVSFAKDIAAGMAYLHSMNIIHRDLNSHNCLVRENKSVVVADFGLARLMVDEKSQPEHLKNLKKPDRKKRYTVVGNPYWMAPEMINGRSYDEKVDIFSFGIVLCEIIGRVSADPDYLPRTTDFGLNVRGFLERYCPPACPPSFFPIAVCCCDLDPEKRPSFAKLEQWLETLRMHLEIHLPLSSQLEQLDRAFGETHRREGGLPAAPW; from the exons ggaccGAGCTGCCGGTGTGTGCGAGCTGCGGGCAGGGAATCTACGATGGGCAGTACCTGCAGGCGCTGAAGGCTGACTGGCACGCCGACTGCTTCAG GTGTTGCGAGTGCGGGGCCTCCCTGTCACACCAGTACTACGAGAAGGATGGGCGCCTGTACTGCAAGAAGGATTACTGGGCACGCTTCGGGGAGCTGTGCCACGGCTGCTCCGAGCAGATCACCAAGGGGCTGGTCATG GTGGCCGGGGAGCAGAAGTACCACCCCGAGTGCTTCAGCTGCCTCAACTGCCGCGCCTTCATCGGGGACGGGGACACCTACGCGCTGGTGGAGCGCTCCAAGCTCTACTG CGGCCACTGCTACTACCAGATGGTGGTGACACCGGTGATCGAGCAGATCCTGCCAGAGTCGCCGGCCTCCCGCATCCCCCACACCGTCACCCTCGTGTCCATCCCCGCCTGCTCCGACGGCAAGCGCGGCTTCTCCGTGTCCATCGACCAGGGCTGCGGCACCGAGCACCCGCGCACCGTGCGCGTCCGAGA GGTGGACCCGGACTGCATCAGCCCTGACATGAAAAACTCCATCCACGTTGGTGACCGCATCCTGGAGATCAACGGGACCCCCATCGGCCACGTCCCCCTGGATGAG ATCGACCTGCTGATCCAGGAGACGAGCCGCCTGCTGCAGCTAACCATCGAGCACGACCCccacgagcccctgggccaggagccagggctggcagacagccccctgcctgccctgtgcAGCCCCCTGCGCTTGCCAGCCCCCGCGCCCTGCGGGGACCCCGCTGCCATGCGCCAGCGCGCTGTCAC caggagctgcagcacggACAAGTCCCCGGGCTCGGGCTCCGTGGGCTCTCCCGCGTCCCAGCGCAAGGACATCGGGCGCTCCGAGTCCCTGCGCGTCGTGTCCCGCGCCCACCGCATCTTCCGCCCCTCAGACCTCATCCACGGAGAGGTGCTGGGCAAGGGCTGCTTCGGCCAGGCCATCAAG GTGACGCATCGGGAGACAGGCGAGGTGATGGTCATGAAGGAGCTGATCCGCTTCGATGAGGAGACGCAGAGGACCTTCCTCAAGGAG GTGAAGGTGATGCGCTGCCTGGAGCACCCCAACGTACTCAAATTCATCGGGGTGCTCTACAAGGAGAAGAGGCTCAACTTCATCACAGAGTACATCAAAGGGGGCACCTTAAGGAGCCTCATCAAGAACATG GACAGCCACTACCCCTGGAGCCAGCGGGTCAGCTTTGCCAAGGACATCGCCGCTGGCATG GCCTACCTCCACTCCATGAACATCATCCACCGCGACCTCAACTCTCACAACTGCCTCGTGCGGGAG aACAAGAGTGTGGTGGTGGCTGACTTCGGGCTGGCGAGACTGATGGTGGACGAGAAGAGCCAGCCCGAACATCTCAAGAACCTGAAGAAACCGGACCGCAAGAAACGCTACACAGTGGTGGGGAACCCCTACTGGATGGCCCCCGAGATGATCAATG GGAGGAGCTATGATGAGAAGGTGGACATCTTCTCCTTCGGCATCGTCCTATGCGAG ATCATCGGCCGGGTGAGCGCCGACCCCGATTACCTGCCCCGCACCACCGACTTCGGCCTCAACGTCCGGGGCTTCCTGGAACGCTACTGCCCCCCCGCCTGCCCCCCCAGCTTCTTCCCCATCGCCGTCTGCTGCTGCGACCTGGACCCCGAGAAGCG GCCGTCCTTCGCCAAGCTGGAGCAGTGGCTGGAGACGCTGCGCATGCACCTGGAGATCCACCTGCCGCTGAGCtcgcagctggagcagctggaccGAGCCTTCGGGGAGACGCACCGGCGGGAGGGGGGACTGCCCGCGGCCCCGTGGTAG
- the SEPTIN4 gene encoding septin-4 isoform X2 has protein sequence MIKRFLKEDSDEAELSQFLRDCPPADSSRKVEAPESRREPGQPLGSVARVPPDEASDERDSRIFSRSRPSDFQQHIAAPPPPSPNRPRSPWGQLDPYDSSEDDKEYVGFATLPNQVHRKSVKKGFDFTLMVAGESGLGKSTLVNSLFLTDMYRDRKLLNAEERITQTVEITKHVVDIEEKGVKLRLTIVDTPGFGDAVNNTECWKPVADYIDQQFEQYFRDESGLNRKNIQDNRVHCCIYFISPFGHGLRPLDVEFMRALHQRVNIVPVLAKADTLTPAEVERMKNKIREEIDHYGIRIYQFPECDSDEDEEFKLQDQALKESIPFAVIGSNTVVEAKGRRVRGRLYPWGIVEVENPSHCDFVKLRTMLVRTHMQDLKDVTRETHYENYRTQCIQSMTRMVVKERNRNKLTRESGTDFPIPVIPPVPDVETEKLIREKDEELRRMQEMLQKIQKQMKDSH, from the exons ATG ATAAAACGTTTCCTGAAGGAGGACTCGGACGAGGCTGAGCTGAGCCAGTTCCTGCGGGATTGCCCACCAGCTGACAGCTCCAGGAAGGTGGAGGCCCCGGAGAGCCGGCGGGAGCCTGGCCAGCCCCTGGGCAGCGTGGCCAGGGTCCCCCCAGACGAAGCCAGTGACGAGAGGGACTCCAGGATTTTCTCCCGCTCCCGGCCCTCGGATTTCCAGCAGCACATTGccgcccccccgccccccaGCCCCAACCGCCCGcggagcccctggggacagctggacCCCTACGACTCCTCCGAG GATGACAAGGAGTACGTGGGCTTTGCCACGCTGCCCAACCAGGTGCATCGCAAGTCTGTGAAGAAGGGCTTTGACTTCACCCTCATGGTGGCAG GGGAATCGGGGCTGGGCAAGTCCACCCTGGTCAACAGCCTCTTCCTGACGGACATGTACAGGGACCGCAAGCTGCTCAACGCTGAAG AGCGCATCACGCAGACGGTGGAGATCACCAAGCACGTGGTGGACATCGAGGAGAAGGGGGTCAAGCTGCGCTTGACCATCGTGGACACACCAGGCTTCGGGGACGCCGTCAACAACACCGAGTG ctggaagcCAGTGGCCGACTACATTGACCAGCAGTTCGAGCAGTATTTCCGTGACGAAAGTGGCCTCAACCGGAAAAACATCCAGGACAACCGAGTGCACTGCTGCATCTACTTCATCTCGCCCTTCGGCCACGG GCTCCGGCCCCTGGACGTGGAGTTCATGAGAGCTCTGCACCAGCGCGTGAACATCGTGCCcgtgctggccaaggctgacaCCCTGACCCCTGCTGAGGTGGAGCGCATGAAGAACAAG ATCCGGGAGGAGATCGACCACTACGGCATCCGCATCTACCAATTCCCTGAGTGCGACtcggacgaggatgaggagttCAAGTTGCAAGACCAGGCACTGAAG GAGAGCATCCCCTTCGCCGTCATCGGCAGCAACACGGTGGTGGAGGCCAAGGGCCGGCGCGTCCGCGGGCGCCTCTACCCCTGGGGCATCGTGGAAG TGGAGAACCCGTCCCACTGCGACTTCGTGAAGCTGCGGACGATGCTGGTGAGGACGCACATGCAGGACCTGAAGGACGTGACGCGGGAGACGCACTACGAGAACTACCGCACGCAGTGCATCCAGAGCATGACCCGCATGGTGGTCAAGGAGCGGAACCGCAA CAAGCTGACCCGGGAGAGTGGCACAGACTTCCCCATCCCCGTGATCCCGCCGGTGCCGGACGTGGAGACGGAGAAGCTCATCcgggagaaggatgaggag CTGCGGCGGATGCAGGAGATGCTCCAGAAGATCCAGAAGCAGATGAAGGACTCGCACTAG
- the SEPTIN4 gene encoding septin-4 isoform X1 gives MATCPELQPGQEIKRFLKEDSDEAELSQFLRDCPPADSSRKVEAPESRREPGQPLGSVARVPPDEASDERDSRIFSRSRPSDFQQHIAAPPPPSPNRPRSPWGQLDPYDSSEDDKEYVGFATLPNQVHRKSVKKGFDFTLMVAGESGLGKSTLVNSLFLTDMYRDRKLLNAEERITQTVEITKHVVDIEEKGVKLRLTIVDTPGFGDAVNNTECWKPVADYIDQQFEQYFRDESGLNRKNIQDNRVHCCIYFISPFGHGLRPLDVEFMRALHQRVNIVPVLAKADTLTPAEVERMKNKIREEIDHYGIRIYQFPECDSDEDEEFKLQDQALKESIPFAVIGSNTVVEAKGRRVRGRLYPWGIVEVENPSHCDFVKLRTMLVRTHMQDLKDVTRETHYENYRTQCIQSMTRMVVKERNRNKLTRESGTDFPIPVIPPVPDVETEKLIREKDEELRRMQEMLQKIQKQMKDSH, from the exons ATGGCCACCTGCCCcgagctgcagcctgggcaaGAG ATAAAACGTTTCCTGAAGGAGGACTCGGACGAGGCTGAGCTGAGCCAGTTCCTGCGGGATTGCCCACCAGCTGACAGCTCCAGGAAGGTGGAGGCCCCGGAGAGCCGGCGGGAGCCTGGCCAGCCCCTGGGCAGCGTGGCCAGGGTCCCCCCAGACGAAGCCAGTGACGAGAGGGACTCCAGGATTTTCTCCCGCTCCCGGCCCTCGGATTTCCAGCAGCACATTGccgcccccccgccccccaGCCCCAACCGCCCGcggagcccctggggacagctggacCCCTACGACTCCTCCGAG GATGACAAGGAGTACGTGGGCTTTGCCACGCTGCCCAACCAGGTGCATCGCAAGTCTGTGAAGAAGGGCTTTGACTTCACCCTCATGGTGGCAG GGGAATCGGGGCTGGGCAAGTCCACCCTGGTCAACAGCCTCTTCCTGACGGACATGTACAGGGACCGCAAGCTGCTCAACGCTGAAG AGCGCATCACGCAGACGGTGGAGATCACCAAGCACGTGGTGGACATCGAGGAGAAGGGGGTCAAGCTGCGCTTGACCATCGTGGACACACCAGGCTTCGGGGACGCCGTCAACAACACCGAGTG ctggaagcCAGTGGCCGACTACATTGACCAGCAGTTCGAGCAGTATTTCCGTGACGAAAGTGGCCTCAACCGGAAAAACATCCAGGACAACCGAGTGCACTGCTGCATCTACTTCATCTCGCCCTTCGGCCACGG GCTCCGGCCCCTGGACGTGGAGTTCATGAGAGCTCTGCACCAGCGCGTGAACATCGTGCCcgtgctggccaaggctgacaCCCTGACCCCTGCTGAGGTGGAGCGCATGAAGAACAAG ATCCGGGAGGAGATCGACCACTACGGCATCCGCATCTACCAATTCCCTGAGTGCGACtcggacgaggatgaggagttCAAGTTGCAAGACCAGGCACTGAAG GAGAGCATCCCCTTCGCCGTCATCGGCAGCAACACGGTGGTGGAGGCCAAGGGCCGGCGCGTCCGCGGGCGCCTCTACCCCTGGGGCATCGTGGAAG TGGAGAACCCGTCCCACTGCGACTTCGTGAAGCTGCGGACGATGCTGGTGAGGACGCACATGCAGGACCTGAAGGACGTGACGCGGGAGACGCACTACGAGAACTACCGCACGCAGTGCATCCAGAGCATGACCCGCATGGTGGTCAAGGAGCGGAACCGCAA CAAGCTGACCCGGGAGAGTGGCACAGACTTCCCCATCCCCGTGATCCCGCCGGTGCCGGACGTGGAGACGGAGAAGCTCATCcgggagaaggatgaggag CTGCGGCGGATGCAGGAGATGCTCCAGAAGATCCAGAAGCAGATGAAGGACTCGCACTAG